One region of Dysidea avara chromosome 1, odDysAvar1.4, whole genome shotgun sequence genomic DNA includes:
- the LOC136264386 gene encoding uncharacterized protein isoform X2, which translates to MSNILGWEQYFSELTEFLRNANRHFGCVDVDHSTHIIERLQICVESLTVIRDQLESANDLQLRPILQQIEELIECCRQIEHKWDRYLDTLESTGDHSYRVSVQAGVRGRPRFVIQREQLLYLTSLGFSWTNISSLLGVSRMTLYRRRAEYDLLSDPSHLPDNDTLKDLIREIKREHPNLGQTMILGLIISQGYYVSRDRLREALKQADPLGTALQWNSITYRRQYKVPSPNALWHIDGHHKLIRWKLVTHGGVDGFTRLIVYLRCTSNNKAITVYEGFLSAVRQYGLPSRVRSDQGTENTAVARYMLETRGTERGSMITGSSVHNQRIERMWKDMHRCVIQLYYRLFYHMELEGLLDPLNHKHLFALHYIYKPRIQKSLDDFREGWNNHNIRTENNKTPYQLFVSGILQLHQSGLTALDFFDSVDDNYGIDEAGLSHDDFNESVEISRIEFELSEDNYRNLTNTVDPLNNSESYGIDLYQRTIQYIDFVVTV; encoded by the exons ATGTCGAATATTTTGGGCTGGGAACAATACTTTAGTGAGCTTACGGAATTTTTAAGGAATGCAAATAGGCATTTTGGTTGTGTGGATGTAGATCATTCTACTCACATAATAGAGAGGCTACAG ATCTGTGTGGAGAGCCTCACAGTCattagagatcagctagaatctgCCAATGACTTGCAATTGAGACCAATACTCCAGCAAATTGAGGAGTTGATAGAATGCTGCAGGCAAATAGAGCACAAATGGGATCGATACTTGGACACGCTGGAATCTACTGGAGATCATTCTTACCGTGTTTCTGTACAAGCTGGTGTAAGAGGCCGACCACGGTTTGTCATACAAAGGGAACAGTTGTTGTACTTGACTTCACTGGGGTTTTCATGGACCAATATTTCTTCTTTGTTGGGAGTAAGTCGAATGACACTTTACCGTAGAAGAGCTGAATATGATCTACTTTCTGACCCATCACATTTACCTGACAATGATACTTTAAAAGATTTGATTAGAGAGATTAAAAGAGAACACCCAAACTTGGGGCAAACGATGATTTTAGGTTTAATCATATCACAAGGATATTACGTGTCCAGGGACAGACTGAGAGAAGCCCTAAAACAAGCTGACCCACTTGGCACTGCTTTGCAGTGGAATTCTATAACTTACAGGAGACAATACAAAGTACCATCACCTAATGCTCTTTGGCACATAg ACGGACACCACAAGTTAATCAGATGGAAGTTAGTCACCCATGGAGGAGTTGATGGGTTTACTCGACTGATTGTTTACTTGCGATGTACTTCTAACAATAAAGCAATAACTGTATATGAAGGTTTTTTGTCTGCTGTACGTCAGTATGGACTACCATCACGAGTGAGATCTGATCAAGGAACAGAAAACACTGCTGTAGCCAGGTACATGTTAGAGACTCGAGGAACTGAGAGAGGAAGCATGATTACAGGCAGCTCTGTGCACAACCAAAGAATCGAGAGAATGTGGAAAGATATGCACAG GTGTGTGATACAATTATACTACCGCCTGTTTTATCACATGGAGTTAGAAGGCTTACTGGATCCTCTCAATcataaacatttatttgctcTTCATTACATATACAAACCAAGGATACAAAAATCTCTTGATGACTTCAGGGAAGGGTGGAACAATCATAATATACGCACAGAAAACAACAAGACACCCTATCAACTATTTGTGTCTGGTATATTACAGCTTCACCAGTCTGGCCTCACGGCTTTAGATTTTTTTGATTCAGTAGATGACAATTATGGCATAGATGAAGCAGGACTTTCCCATGATGACTTTAACGAATCAGTTGAAATTTCCAGAATTGAATTTGAATTATCAGAAGACAATTACAGGAACCTTACTAATACGGTAGATCCTTTAAATAACAGTGAAAGCTATGGAATAGACTTATACCAACGAACAATACAGTATATTGACTTTGTTGTGACAGTATAA
- the LOC136264386 gene encoding uncharacterized protein isoform X1, whose protein sequence is MSNILGWEQYFSELTEFLRNANRHFGCVDVDHSTHIIERLQICVESLTVIRDQLESANDLQLRPILQQIEELIECCRQIEHKWDRYLDTLESTGDHSYRVSVQAGVRGRPRFVIQREQLLYLTSLGFSWTNISSLLGVSRMTLYRRRAEYDLLSDPSHLPDNDTLKDLIREIKREHPNLGQTMILGLIISQGYYVSRDRLREALKQADPLGTALQWNSITYRRQYKVPSPNALWHIGKYFLLIFFYTYFVDGHHKLIRWKLVTHGGVDGFTRLIVYLRCTSNNKAITVYEGFLSAVRQYGLPSRVRSDQGTENTAVARYMLETRGTERGSMITGSSVHNQRIERMWKDMHRCVIQLYYRLFYHMELEGLLDPLNHKHLFALHYIYKPRIQKSLDDFREGWNNHNIRTENNKTPYQLFVSGILQLHQSGLTALDFFDSVDDNYGIDEAGLSHDDFNESVEISRIEFELSEDNYRNLTNTVDPLNNSESYGIDLYQRTIQYIDFVVTV, encoded by the exons ATGTCGAATATTTTGGGCTGGGAACAATACTTTAGTGAGCTTACGGAATTTTTAAGGAATGCAAATAGGCATTTTGGTTGTGTGGATGTAGATCATTCTACTCACATAATAGAGAGGCTACAG ATCTGTGTGGAGAGCCTCACAGTCattagagatcagctagaatctgCCAATGACTTGCAATTGAGACCAATACTCCAGCAAATTGAGGAGTTGATAGAATGCTGCAGGCAAATAGAGCACAAATGGGATCGATACTTGGACACGCTGGAATCTACTGGAGATCATTCTTACCGTGTTTCTGTACAAGCTGGTGTAAGAGGCCGACCACGGTTTGTCATACAAAGGGAACAGTTGTTGTACTTGACTTCACTGGGGTTTTCATGGACCAATATTTCTTCTTTGTTGGGAGTAAGTCGAATGACACTTTACCGTAGAAGAGCTGAATATGATCTACTTTCTGACCCATCACATTTACCTGACAATGATACTTTAAAAGATTTGATTAGAGAGATTAAAAGAGAACACCCAAACTTGGGGCAAACGATGATTTTAGGTTTAATCATATCACAAGGATATTACGTGTCCAGGGACAGACTGAGAGAAGCCCTAAAACAAGCTGACCCACTTGGCACTGCTTTGCAGTGGAATTCTATAACTTACAGGAGACAATACAAAGTACCATCACCTAATGCTCTTTGGCACATAggtaaatattttttgttgatttttttttacaCCTACTTTGTAGACGGACACCACAAGTTAATCAGATGGAAGTTAGTCACCCATGGAGGAGTTGATGGGTTTACTCGACTGATTGTTTACTTGCGATGTACTTCTAACAATAAAGCAATAACTGTATATGAAGGTTTTTTGTCTGCTGTACGTCAGTATGGACTACCATCACGAGTGAGATCTGATCAAGGAACAGAAAACACTGCTGTAGCCAGGTACATGTTAGAGACTCGAGGAACTGAGAGAGGAAGCATGATTACAGGCAGCTCTGTGCACAACCAAAGAATCGAGAGAATGTGGAAAGATATGCACAG GTGTGTGATACAATTATACTACCGCCTGTTTTATCACATGGAGTTAGAAGGCTTACTGGATCCTCTCAATcataaacatttatttgctcTTCATTACATATACAAACCAAGGATACAAAAATCTCTTGATGACTTCAGGGAAGGGTGGAACAATCATAATATACGCACAGAAAACAACAAGACACCCTATCAACTATTTGTGTCTGGTATATTACAGCTTCACCAGTCTGGCCTCACGGCTTTAGATTTTTTTGATTCAGTAGATGACAATTATGGCATAGATGAAGCAGGACTTTCCCATGATGACTTTAACGAATCAGTTGAAATTTCCAGAATTGAATTTGAATTATCAGAAGACAATTACAGGAACCTTACTAATACGGTAGATCCTTTAAATAACAGTGAAAGCTATGGAATAGACTTATACCAACGAACAATACAGTATATTGACTTTGTTGTGACAGTATAA